ttttctttctcGTTGTCAGGTTGCCCCCATATGAAATCAGGAATGTGCCCTGAAATGACTGTTATAATCTGTTTCCCTATTCTTCTTGTTTGTTGGGAGTTTGGGATACCCACTGATAATCAGCCACCATTCCTGATGGATATCAGCACAGTGTTCCCATGGTTTCCAGAAATATTGGTCTAGCTACATAAAACTACAATGGGGCTAATATCAGATTTTGGAGTTGACAGACAAGAACGTACAATGGGTTTAATTTATGGGGAGTGTTCACTGGGATTGTCCCTTCATTCTGAAATTTTTGTCAGTCACTCCAACTTTTCATGCTGTAACTTATTGTTGCGGAAATGGATCAAACTGTTTTCTCTCCGTGGCAGGAAAGTAAAGCAGATATAATTTCAGAATCTTCTTGTGTTACGAACCGTTCTTTCAAGCATGTCTTTTTGTTGCTGTACGCGGTGGATCCTGAGGACTTTAGCAAGGATAACATTGAACACACAACATTTTTTGCCATAAGCAAGTGACAGGTTTTCATAAGTTTTATgttaaaccaatatttttagaattagatCGGATGTCGGTCCGATGAAGGGGTTCTAGTCTAACTGACGGTTAGATAGTTAGATCGATGTTTGGACTagttaactatttaaaaataatatttaaaataatttcgtataattcatcattaaatatctatattattttaatataaaaataaacataactTGAGCATATATAtgcttaaaattgataaataaggtGTTGAGTTTAAatcctaataataaatttaaaaaaattgatttttttttttgtttgactaAATCAAACTAAAGATTTTTAACGAGTTCAACTGTTTGAATCATCCAATCCAATTTAGTCTAACttcaaaaaatggttttttGACAAATTGTAATAGTTTCTTTTGAGAGTTAGtcagtttaattcaatttttaaaaccacgATGTTAACTATTAATATGTTGGAGAGAATCATAGAGGACTATTCACTTGCATCATCATGATATGTAGGTGTGGTTTTCATCTCAATTCTtgaaattatgatattattaatgcTAGGAGTCAAGAAGCTAAAGCAAGGATGAGAAGGTGAATATTTCCTTTTTATGTTAGTTCAGTATGTATTTGATCATAGTCTACCACCTTTCCCCTGAATATTTTGCTACATTATATGCAAGTTGAACATAGAAAACAAAATTGATAGGAGAAttccaactttcaaaaagaaaaggcaTGCTGGGAAAAATGTTGCTTCTCAGACCTCCAACCCCCATCACTGCAGTAAGCATTGCTGTTACATGTTTACAGGGGTTAAGCTTTCCGGCCGTATGACAGAACCATCACAAAATCTTTAGCTGAGCCACCAACAAAGGTCTGTATTCTTTCAGATGTTGAGCCTGTCTGCACCCACCAATTTATTAAGTTATGAAGCTGCAGCGTAGGAAGCAATGGCTGACCCTGCAATGAGATCTCCACCTGCATAATTATCGGCAGCAGGTCAGTTCAGAAAGAGATCTCAACAACCCTGGAAAAAGTAAGGGTTGCACTTACCTCGGCTTCACTAGCTAGATTGAGTTTTTTCACCAGATACTTTTTTATGAAAGAAACAGGCAAACTGCCATCCCTACAATAATTGGAAAACTCGTAAATAAAGCATATGTAGCATGTGCCAAAACATTTCAAGTGAAAATTACCACTAACATATACCAAAATTCAAAGATAATGAGCATGGTCTTCAAGTAAAAGGATATTGAAAACTCACTTAACCCTTAAGTAGCATGAAGATATCTGAGGGAGGGGTGCATCTCCTTCCCTGAAACAGTCCATAAAGAATCAGAAAGTCAAGTTATATGAGACTATAAAggaatttatttaaatgaaaatctCACTGGTCATCAGAAGCAACCAAGGAGAACCAAATGGGGCCAAATCTTCCATCATGTTTGCTGTTTGTGTCCACCACAGATTGTGCTGAAACATTGAACACCTCAGAGGCAGCTGCTTTTTTTGGTCGGCCTTGAGATTTTCTTGGTTTCCCTGAAGATGATGGCCCAGGAATTGCatcattttcattatcattGCCCTTTGTTGCATTACCACATTCCTTTACTTTGGCCTTAAGGAGTCGTTTATTATCATTGGCATCAGCAAATTCTGTTTTGGCAACACTGGTTTGTGAATTAGACTTGTTAGACTTTGTTTTGCTTGCAGCATCCACCAAGAAATTTAAGGGTTTCCATAAATCAgctttcccatccaaagtttcaGTATTCTCCTCTGTATCTTTATCTGGTGTACGCTGGTTCGATGTTTCAGCAGCAGAAGATATCTGCATCAAGCCAGTAGTAAAGCTATTACATACTATACGCAAGGACTAGTCATTTACAACAATACAACAAGCCATAAAAGCCAAACCGTAGCCACCTTTTCCTGCCTTTTATGTAGTGCAATTTTGCTAATAATCTCTGGTGAGCTTATACTCTCATGGTGATCTTCAATGTCCTGAACAGGTTCCTGAATGCGAAGATCAGATTCTTGTAAAGCAGAATGCTTTTTTGGACCTGGCTTTGATCTTCTTCCATTAAGGCTAGGCTTGGCTGGTACTTTAGGTGTGTTGACCACTAATGAAGACAGAgatctctcttttcttcttgctGGCAATGGGATTGAGCACACAGCTTCGGGGGCACCAGAGTTAATTCTTCTGGAAGGGAAGAGTTTGAACCTTAGCTCTCTCAAATTGCTGTCTCCTCTGTAGATTATAAGAAAACAAGCAAAGATTCAACGAACATAGACTTCAGTCTGGACATCTTTAAATAAATTGACTTCTTATTACTGGACATAGTATAATGCTAAGTAGATGTGGCATAGGAAAATCATGCCTATGAAATCACACAAACAGACATCAATAAGCAGCTTTTCCAGAAGGAATAAGGTGTCCTTAATAGCAGGATTTCTGTGATGACTAAAACAATTTTATGTGACAGTCTGTTGTTGGttaacacaaataataaactcaaatcaGAAACATCACTAGCATTGATAAACTCAACTATATTATGGAACGAGCAATGTCATGTGTACCCAATTTTGAGTACCCAATTAGGTACtcgatgatgtgtcatcatattattaagtgttattttattcctaattcaaaatcactaatcacatgatgacatatcgtCTAGATGTTCACTTAGATACTTAAAATTggatgtatagttttattgttatagaaTTACCTTATGTGCATCTTCATATACTGTAAATGGTGCCAAGGAGGCCTGAAAATGGAGCTCAGAGGTCTAGCTTTCATGAGAGGGAAGTCTTAATGTGGTGAATCAAATACAAGGTCTGCTGAGATTCTTTCAGTTTCTGAAAGAGAAGTCCTATGTAGCtgttttctttctatttatattttcatacaagACTTAACCAAACTGTACCAGCATGTAATCTTTGGAAACACATATTTCCAGATTCATCTAATAACAACACAACTCTAAATTACCAGGATAattgtatcttataatatagcTTTAGAGGCaatcaaaagaaaatcaattacaGAAAAGATGTTGCACCAGTTGAACTTCATTCATAATTTTGGAACAGATCATGTATATACTGCATCAACATAACCAGATTAAAACACTATGGCCATTATCATTCAGCACTATAAATTCTATAAAATCGAAAGATGAGAAAGTAAACAAGAGTAAAACAAGCAATCATCCATAAGCTCATTCCAAAAAACAGCACttcattaaagtttttatttccTTGGCACATCAGGGCATCGATCAGTTAGCCAATGTATCAGTTATATCGTGCACACACTTCCAGGTCTATGTAGCATATCAATAATTGCCCCTCTTAGCATATATCACTTGTACTGATGGACTAGCGATATGCACATTAGAAGAACCATTATTGTAAATTATTGCTTTTGTTCCTTTGGTACAGCACAGTATTGCAGAATAAACAGTAGACAACTAGCAGTCATAGGAATGTTAAAGTTGGTGGCAGAGAATGATCAAGAACCTGAGtttctccaatggtgcaccacCCAGATTGATGTCACAAACTGGACAGCTATTCAGGCCCTCTTCTGTTATCTTCTCACTTATGCACTTCTTGCAAACTGTGTTTAAAATCAAAGGCATTATGAAATGGTTCAGATCAAGG
Above is a genomic segment from Mangifera indica cultivar Alphonso chromosome 3, CATAS_Mindica_2.1, whole genome shotgun sequence containing:
- the LOC123210540 gene encoding E3 ubiquitin protein ligase DRIP2-like isoform X2, with amino-acid sequence MKARPLSSIFRPPWHHLQYMKMHIRGDSNLRELRFKLFPSRRINSGAPEAVCSIPLPARRKERSLSSLVVNTPKVPAKPSLNGRRSKPGPKKHSALQESDLRIQEPVQDIEDHHESISSPEIISKIALHKRQEKISSAAETSNQRTPDKDTEENTETLDGKADLWKPLNFLVDAASKTKSNKSNSQTSVAKTEFADANDNKRLLKAKVKECGNATKGNDNENDAIPGPSSSGKPRKSQGRPKKAAASEVFNVSAQSVVDTNSKHDGRFGPIWFSLVASDDQEGDAPLPQISSCYLRVKDGSLPVSFIKKYLVKKLNLASEAEVEISLQGQPLLPTLQLHNLINWWVQTGSTSERIQTFVGGSAKDFVMVLSYGRKA
- the LOC123210540 gene encoding E3 ubiquitin protein ligase DRIP2-like isoform X1, yielding MTTAANSQVLKVNREKLVACMTCPLCKKLFRDATTISECLHTFCKKCISEKITEEGLNSCPVCDINLGGAPLEKLRGDSNLRELRFKLFPSRRINSGAPEAVCSIPLPARRKERSLSSLVVNTPKVPAKPSLNGRRSKPGPKKHSALQESDLRIQEPVQDIEDHHESISSPEIISKIALHKRQEKISSAAETSNQRTPDKDTEENTETLDGKADLWKPLNFLVDAASKTKSNKSNSQTSVAKTEFADANDNKRLLKAKVKECGNATKGNDNENDAIPGPSSSGKPRKSQGRPKKAAASEVFNVSAQSVVDTNSKHDGRFGPIWFSLVASDDQEGDAPLPQISSCYLRVKDGSLPVSFIKKYLVKKLNLASEAEVEISLQGQPLLPTLQLHNLINWWVQTGSTSERIQTFVGGSAKDFVMVLSYGRKA